In Deltaproteobacteria bacterium, the following are encoded in one genomic region:
- a CDS encoding chaperone NapD: MNVSGIVIQAEKGRVDEVISVLRKGSLCDVFFHDPRGRIIVTLEGEYAEEEIRKVLQLERIPHVISVNLAYAYSEEELDRAREKFKKRGGDVPDVLKDDSVRAEEIVYHGDLKRKMH, encoded by the coding sequence ATGAATGTGTCCGGTATTGTTATTCAGGCAGAGAAAGGTCGGGTGGACGAGGTGATTTCGGTCCTGCGGAAGGGGTCACTGTGTGATGTCTTCTTTCATGATCCCCGGGGACGGATCATCGTGACCCTTGAAGGAGAGTATGCCGAAGAGGAGATCCGGAAGGTACTACAACTGGAGAGAATTCCGCATGTGATCTCCGTTAATCTGGCATATGCATACAGTGAGGAGGAACTGGATCGGGCCAGGGAAAAATTTAAAAAGAGAGGAGGTGACGTACCGGACGTCCTGAAGGATGATAGCGTTCGTGCGGAAGAGATTGTCTATCATGGTGATCTGAAGAGAAAAATGCACTGA